From one Pseudomonas sp. B21-048 genomic stretch:
- a CDS encoding metalloregulator ArsR/SmtB family transcription factor — protein sequence MNLRVPSIQHDDCDELAALCKAGGDPLRLNVLRALANDSFGVLELAQIFGIGQSGMSHHLKVLAQADLVATRREGNAIFYRRALPHTDLLGGKLHAALLDEVDNLTLPTDVQSRIGQVHGQRAAASQDFFSRVAEKFRAQQDLIAGLPQYRESVVALLDKLGFGPGATAIEVGPGDGGFLPELARRFTQVTALDNSPAMLDLARQVCERETLANVCLQLADALNGVSLKADCVVLNMVLHHFAAPAEALKHMADLLQPGGSLLVTELCSHNQSWAREACGDLWLGFEQDDLARWATAAGLVPGESLYVGLRNGFQIQVRHFQRPAGDTHHR from the coding sequence ATGAATCTACGCGTGCCTTCCATTCAACATGACGATTGCGATGAGCTGGCGGCCCTGTGCAAGGCCGGTGGCGATCCTCTGCGGCTGAATGTATTGCGCGCGCTGGCCAACGATTCGTTCGGCGTACTGGAACTGGCGCAGATCTTCGGCATCGGTCAGTCCGGCATGAGTCATCACCTCAAGGTATTGGCCCAGGCCGATCTGGTGGCGACCCGCCGTGAAGGCAATGCGATTTTCTACCGCCGCGCCCTGCCCCACACTGATCTGCTGGGCGGCAAGTTGCATGCCGCACTGTTGGACGAAGTAGATAACCTGACCCTGCCGACTGACGTTCAGTCGCGGATCGGTCAGGTTCATGGGCAACGGGCAGCGGCCAGCCAGGACTTTTTCTCACGGGTCGCGGAGAAGTTTCGCGCCCAGCAAGACCTGATCGCCGGCCTGCCGCAGTACCGCGAAAGCGTGGTGGCATTGCTCGACAAACTGGGTTTCGGCCCGGGCGCCACGGCCATCGAAGTGGGCCCTGGCGACGGCGGTTTTCTGCCAGAGCTGGCACGTCGCTTCACTCAGGTCACGGCGCTGGACAACAGCCCGGCGATGCTCGATCTGGCCCGTCAGGTCTGTGAGCGTGAAACGCTGGCTAACGTCTGCCTGCAATTGGCCGATGCATTGAACGGTGTAAGCCTCAAGGCTGATTGCGTTGTACTGAACATGGTACTGCATCATTTCGCCGCGCCGGCCGAAGCGCTCAAGCACATGGCCGACTTGCTGCAACCGGGCGGTAGCCTGCTCGTGACAGAGTTATGTAGCCACAACCAGAGTTGGGCCAGGGAGGCCTGCGGTGATCTCTGGTTGGGGTTTGAACAGGACGATCTGGCCCGTTGGGCCACCGCTGCGGGACTCGTTCCCGGGGAAAGCCTCTATGTAGGCTTACGTAATGGTTTCCAGATTCAGGTCCGCCATTTTCAGCGACCGGCTGGCGACACTCACCATCGGTAA
- the metK gene encoding methionine adenosyltransferase: MSEYSLFTSESVSEGHPDKIADQISDAVLDAIIAEDKFARVACETLVKTGVAIIAGEVTTSAWVDLEDIVRNVILDIGYNSSNVGFDGATCGVMNIIGKQSPDINQGVDRAKPEDQGAGDQGLMFGYASNETDVLMPAPITFSHQLVQRQAEARKSGLLPWLRPDAKSQVTCRYEGGKVVGIDAVVLSTQHNPEVSYKDLREGVMELIVKHVLPAELLSKDTQFHINPTGQFIIGGPVGDCGLTGRKIIVDSYGGMARHGGGAFSGKDPSKVDRSAAYAGRYVAKNIVAAGLAERCEIQVSYAIGVAQPTSISLNTFGTGKISDDKIVKLVREVFDLRPYAITTMLDLLHPMYQETAAYGHFGRTPATKTVGDDTFTTFTWEKTDRADDLRVAAGL; encoded by the coding sequence ATGAGCGAATACTCCCTCTTCACCTCCGAGTCCGTGTCCGAAGGGCACCCGGACAAAATCGCCGACCAGATTTCCGATGCGGTGCTGGACGCCATCATTGCTGAAGACAAGTTCGCCCGCGTGGCGTGCGAGACGCTGGTGAAAACCGGCGTGGCAATCATCGCAGGTGAAGTCACCACGTCGGCCTGGGTCGACCTGGAAGACATCGTCCGTAACGTGATTCTCGACATCGGCTACAACAGCTCCAATGTCGGCTTCGACGGTGCAACTTGCGGCGTGATGAACATCATCGGCAAGCAGTCCCCTGACATCAATCAGGGCGTCGATCGTGCCAAGCCTGAAGACCAGGGCGCCGGCGACCAGGGCCTGATGTTCGGCTACGCCAGCAACGAAACCGACGTGCTGATGCCAGCACCGATCACCTTCTCGCACCAGCTGGTTCAGCGTCAGGCCGAAGCCCGTAAATCCGGCCTGCTGCCTTGGCTGCGCCCGGACGCCAAGTCGCAAGTGACTTGCCGCTACGAAGGCGGCAAGGTTGTCGGTATCGACGCCGTTGTACTGTCGACCCAGCACAACCCTGAAGTGTCCTACAAAGACCTGCGCGAAGGCGTGATGGAACTGATCGTCAAGCACGTACTGCCTGCCGAGCTGCTGTCCAAGGACACCCAGTTCCACATCAACCCGACTGGTCAATTCATCATCGGTGGCCCGGTGGGCGACTGCGGCCTGACCGGTCGCAAGATCATTGTCGACAGCTACGGCGGCATGGCCCGTCACGGCGGTGGCGCGTTCTCCGGCAAGGATCCATCGAAGGTTGACCGTTCGGCGGCCTACGCCGGTCGTTACGTGGCCAAGAACATCGTCGCTGCCGGCCTGGCCGAGCGTTGCGAGATTCAGGTTTCCTACGCGATCGGTGTTGCCCAGCCTACGTCGATTTCGTTGAACACCTTCGGCACCGGCAAAATCAGCGACGACAAAATCGTCAAACTGGTTCGCGAAGTGTTCGACCTGCGTCCATACGCGATCACCACCATGCTCGACCTGCTGCATCCGATGTACCAGGAAACCGCTGCGTACGGCCACTTCGGTCGCACTCCGGCAACCAAGACTGTGGGCGACGATACGTTCACCACCTTCACTTGGGAAAAAACCGACCGCGCCGACGACCTGCGTGTCGCGGCCGGCCTGTAA
- the tkt gene encoding transketolase yields MPSRRERANAIRALSMDAVQKANSGHPGAPMGMADIAEVLWRDYLKHNPSNPSFADRDRFVLSNGHGSMLIYSLLHLTGYDLSIDDLKSFRQLHSRTPGHPEFGYTPGVETTTGPLGQGLANAVGFALAEKVLAAQFNRPGHDVVDHHTYVFLGDGCMMEGISHEVSSLAGTLGLGKLIAFYDDNGISIDGEVEGWFTDDTPKRFEAYNWQVIRNVDGHDPEEIKIAIDTARKSEQPTLICCKTTIGFGSPNKQGKEDCHGAPLGDAEIALTREALKWNHGPFEIPANIYAEWDAKEAGRAAEAEWDQRFAAYSAAFPELANELVRRLSGDLPTDFTEKASAYIAEVAAKGETIASRKASQNALNAFGPLLPELLGGSADLAGSNLTLWKGCKGVTGEDASGNYMYYGVREFGMSAIMNGVALHGGLVPYGATFLMFMEYARNAVRMSALMKKRIIYVFTHDSIGLGEDGPTHQPIEQLASLRCTPNLDTWRPADAVESAVAWKSALERDDGPSALIFSRQNLQHQTRNAIQIEEIARGGYVLKDCAGEPELILIATGSEVCLAVQAFDKLTEQGRKVRVVSMPCTSVFEAQDAGYKQTVLPLQVSARIAIEAAHADYWYKYVGLEGRVIGMTTYGESAPAPALFEEFGFTLENILGQAEELLED; encoded by the coding sequence ATGCCCAGCCGTCGTGAGCGTGCCAACGCCATTCGTGCCCTCAGCATGGATGCCGTGCAAAAAGCCAACAGCGGCCATCCCGGTGCCCCTATGGGTATGGCGGATATCGCCGAGGTACTTTGGCGTGACTACCTGAAGCACAACCCGAGCAATCCATCGTTCGCCGACCGTGACCGCTTCGTGCTGTCCAACGGTCACGGTTCGATGCTGATCTACTCGCTGCTGCACCTGACCGGCTACGACCTGTCGATCGATGACCTGAAAAGCTTCCGCCAGCTGCACAGCCGCACTCCGGGTCACCCGGAATTCGGTTACACCCCGGGCGTCGAGACCACCACCGGTCCACTGGGCCAAGGCCTGGCCAACGCCGTGGGTTTCGCCCTGGCGGAAAAAGTCCTGGCGGCGCAGTTCAACCGTCCCGGCCATGACGTCGTCGATCACCACACCTACGTGTTCCTGGGTGATGGCTGCATGATGGAAGGCATTTCCCATGAAGTCAGTTCCCTGGCCGGTACATTGGGCCTGGGCAAACTGATCGCCTTCTACGATGACAACGGTATCTCCATCGACGGCGAAGTCGAAGGCTGGTTCACCGACGACACGCCGAAGCGTTTCGAGGCCTACAACTGGCAAGTGATCCGCAACGTCGACGGTCATGACCCGGAAGAAATCAAGATCGCCATCGACACTGCGCGCAAAAGCGAGCAGCCGACGCTGATCTGCTGCAAGACCACCATCGGCTTCGGTTCGCCGAACAAGCAAGGCAAGGAAGACTGCCACGGCGCCCCATTGGGTGACGCGGAAATCGCTCTGACCCGTGAAGCACTGAAGTGGAACCACGGCCCGTTCGAAATCCCGGCCAACATCTATGCCGAGTGGGACGCCAAGGAAGCCGGTCGCGCTGCCGAAGCCGAGTGGGATCAGCGTTTCGCTGCTTACTCCGCTGCTTTCCCGGAGCTGGCCAACGAACTGGTTCGTCGTCTGAGCGGTGATCTGCCGACTGACTTCACTGAAAAAGCCTCGGCGTATATCGCTGAAGTCGCGGCCAAAGGCGAAACCATCGCCAGCCGTAAAGCCAGCCAGAACGCCCTGAACGCGTTCGGCCCGCTGCTGCCGGAACTGCTCGGCGGTTCGGCTGACCTGGCCGGTTCCAACCTGACCCTGTGGAAAGGTTGCAAAGGCGTCACCGGCGAAGACGCCAGCGGCAACTACATGTACTACGGTGTTCGCGAGTTCGGCATGAGCGCGATCATGAACGGCGTAGCCCTGCACGGTGGCCTGGTGCCTTACGGCGCGACCTTCCTGATGTTCATGGAATACGCCCGCAACGCAGTGCGCATGTCGGCGTTGATGAAGAAACGCATCATCTATGTGTTCACCCACGACTCCATCGGTCTGGGCGAAGACGGCCCGACTCACCAGCCAATCGAGCAACTGGCCAGCCTGCGCTGCACGCCGAACCTCGACACTTGGCGTCCAGCCGATGCCGTTGAATCGGCGGTGGCCTGGAAGTCTGCTCTGGAGCGCGACGACGGTCCGTCGGCACTGATCTTCTCCCGTCAGAACCTGCAGCACCAGACCCGCAATGCGATTCAGATCGAAGAGATCGCGCGTGGCGGTTACGTGCTGAAAGACTGCGCGGGCGAACCTGAGCTGATCCTGATCGCCACCGGTTCGGAAGTCTGTCTGGCCGTTCAAGCCTTTGACAAACTGACCGAGCAAGGCCGCAAGGTGCGTGTTGTTTCGATGCCATGCACCAGCGTCTTCGAAGCTCAGGACGCTGGTTACAAGCAAACGGTTCTGCCGTTGCAGGTCAGCGCGCGTATCGCCATCGAGGCCGCCCACGCGGACTACTGGTACAAGTACGTGGGCCTGGAAGGCCGCGTAATCGGCATGACCACCTACGGCGAGTCGGCGCCTGCGCCTGCCTTGTTCGAAGAGTTCGGCTTCACCCTGGAAAACATCCTGGGTCAGGCTGAAGAGCTGCTGGAAGACTAA